From the genome of Arthrobacter sp. ERGS1:01:
GTGCGGGGAGATGGTGCGGTTTGGGGTGGTTGGCTGAAGTGGTGTTTTTGCTCATATATGAGGCAAATCGTTACATCCGGCCACAAGAATCCCTGATATGGTTGCAACATAAACACCGGCCCCGCTGTTAGCTTCTTGCTATCAAGGGTCGGTTTTCTTGTTCCTTGGGGAGTAGATGACTGAGTACGACCGGCCACACCTGAGCTTTGCCGAGCAAGCTGAAGTACTTGAGTCCCGCGGCCTGGACTGCTCAGGTTGTGACGCTCCCGCGGCGTTGTCGCGAATCGGCTACTACCGGCTGTCCGCGTACACCTATCCATTTCGCAAAACACTAGAGCCTGGGGACGATGGCGAGACCCCATACCAATACCGTCAGCCAGACTTTGAACTTGGCTACAAACTCACTGATGCACTCAAGCTCTACGAGTTCGACGGCTCTCTGCGCCTCCTTTGCATGGAGGCGCTGAAAACGATCGAAATTGGACTCCGTGTGCACGTTGCCTACGTTCTTGGGAGGCGTGATCGTTTTGGCCACCTCAAGATTGAATCTTTAGACCAGGACGCTTGTGGGCGCCTGCTCCCAGAGGGAAATACTGCATTTGATGCTTGGACTGCTCGCTACGACTCGCTGAAGCGTCAGGCTAACTCTGAGGATTTCGTCCGCCACTACACGTTGAAGTACGACGGAGTACTTCCTATTTGGGTTGCGGTCGAGGTTTTAGACTTCGGTGGAGTCATCCGCCTATACAGTCTCCTGAACAAGGCTGATCAGAATGAAGTGGCCAGTTACTTGGGAGTCAAGAATGCTCAATCACTGCGCACCTGGCTGCTCAGCCTAGGCGTCGTCCGAAATACCAGCGCTCACCATTCGCGGTTGTGGAACCGAAGCTTGACCTACAACATTGGTAGCTTCAATCCTTCAATCGTTGAGCCAGAACTGCGGCATTTGCGCGCAACCCTTCCAAACAACAAGATCTACGCCCCCTTGGCAATCATGGCCTACATAATCACCCGGATAGACCCGACAACGAACTGGCCGCGTGCGTTGAAAACTAAGGTAAGCCAGAAGTTTCCGGGATTGGAAGCGATCACCCCTGAGAATGCCATGGGGTTCCCTTCCGGCTGGAGAGACCTAGACCTGTGGAATTATTCGCCCCAGAAGCCGGGTATCAAATAGAAAGCGCCCCCAAACTCGTGACGAGTTCGGGGGCGCTTTTTCGTGGGGTCAGGGAGAGTCGGCGGGGTGGTATTCGTCGGTCAGGTTCGGGTCACCGGGCGGCGTCGCGGGCTTAGGTGCGGCGCCAAGTCCTACAGTCGTCAGCCAGCCGTTGACGAGCGGAACAGCCATGAGGCGGGTGATCGCTGCTGCGACGGTTAGGAAGACCGCCAGCGCGCCCCCTGCGGCTTCTGCGGAATCGCCCGTGATCGCTGCAACGATGAGAGGTGCCGAGACTGCCAGGCCGATGACGATCTGCAGCACCGTGCGCGCTACTGCCTTCCACGGATACTGGGCCTGCGTGGACAGAGCGGCGTGCTGGCCGGTCACTGCGCGGCACCCTTGATGGTCACCGTGGCGTCGAGGTCGACGCCTGCGGCCAGTGCGGCGGCGGCGCCCTTTGCGGCGGCTGCCTCGACTGCGGCCAGGTCGATGGGAACACCCTGGCCCTTGGCGAGCTGGCCCACCAGCGAGGTGAGCCCGGCAATGGCGC
Proteins encoded in this window:
- a CDS encoding Abi family protein gives rise to the protein MTEYDRPHLSFAEQAEVLESRGLDCSGCDAPAALSRIGYYRLSAYTYPFRKTLEPGDDGETPYQYRQPDFELGYKLTDALKLYEFDGSLRLLCMEALKTIEIGLRVHVAYVLGRRDRFGHLKIESLDQDACGRLLPEGNTAFDAWTARYDSLKRQANSEDFVRHYTLKYDGVLPIWVAVEVLDFGGVIRLYSLLNKADQNEVASYLGVKNAQSLRTWLLSLGVVRNTSAHHSRLWNRSLTYNIGSFNPSIVEPELRHLRATLPNNKIYAPLAIMAYIITRIDPTTNWPRALKTKVSQKFPGLEAITPENAMGFPSGWRDLDLWNYSPQKPGIK